The Anguilla anguilla isolate fAngAng1 chromosome 4, fAngAng1.pri, whole genome shotgun sequence genome has a window encoding:
- the LOC118225172 gene encoding CMRF35-like molecule 1 isoform X1 yields the protein MAPTQLLFLSIIFLSVLPGADAVSTVSNVAVQSGRSVTIPCHYDRKYEKHVKYWCQRSAWSPCHTIVRTDSPKVRGDTSITDYATHHVFTVTMTNLKTENSRYYWCCVESNAGGDEGTRLYLSVTAGTPGLWVDQQEVTGVEGGHVSVQCHTNYSSSMKKWCRAEGSCVEVNSAKSGRAEIKDDHSEKVFIVTMRELNREDTGWYWCAAGKLQVPVHITVTQKTTTTTVTTTTQCVTSRALCTSLPVSTATTSATATKPSTSKMLAVTIPRSSFPPTTPYNNSLSDLTFVLMISGILLLAAAIAMVTWKLWKKHKSVQANTRAREDRRNEVTQTVDSEDEATYSTVFTKTRSSSHRISPPQSQSSESSADEVMYCSVILQNPQATHSPNQSPAGTADDVIYSSVAQQK from the exons gTGCTGACGCTGTGTCCACAGTGAGTAATGTAGCTGTACAGAGTGGAAGATCTGTCACCATCCCATGCCACTATGATaggaaatatgaaaagcatgtgaaaTACTGGTGTCAGAGGTCAGCGTGGTCGCCATGTCACACCATCGTACGCACTGACTCGCCAAAAGTCAGAGGTGACACATCAATCACTGATTACGCCACCCATCATGTCTTCACTGTTACCATGACAAATCTGAAGACAGAGAACTCTAGATATTACTGGTGTTGTGTAGAGAGCAATGCGGGTGGAGATGAGGGCACAcgtctgtacctgtctgtcactgcag gca CTCCTGGACTCTGGGTTGACCAGCAGGAGGTGACCGGTGTGGAAGGGGGCcatgtcagtgtgcagtgtcacACTAATTATTCAAGCAGCATGAAGAAGTGGTGCAGGGCTGAGGGCTCCTGTGTGGAAGTGAATTCTGCTAAATCTGGAAGAGCAGAGATCAAAGACGACCACTCTGAAAAAGTCTTCATTGTGACAATGAGGGAGCTGAACAGGGAGGACACGGGCTGGTATTGGTGTGCTGCTGGAAAACTACAGGTCCCTGTTCACATCACTGTCACTCAGAAAACTACTACTACCACAGTCACCACAA CAACCCAATGTGTAACATCAAGAGCACTATGCACATCTCTTCCAGTTAGCACAGCAACCACATCAGCTACAGCCACCAAGCCTTCAACCTCAAAGATGTTGGCAGTCACAATACCTCGGTCATCTTTTCCACCCACAACCCCTTACAACAATAG TCTTTCAGATCTCACATTCGTTCTGATGATATCAGGGATACTGTTGCTGGCGGCAGCTATTGCTATGGTTACCTGGAAGCTGTGGAAGAAACACA AGAGCGTCCAGGCGAACACAAGAGcaagagaggacaggagaaacGAGGTGACG CAGACTGTAGACTCTGAGGATGAAGCgacctacagcacagtgttcaccAAGACACGATCATCATCACACAGAATAAGTCCACCTCAGTCACAG TCATCTGAGAGCTCTGCAGATGAGGTCATGTACTGCTCAGTCATCCTGCAAAATCCACAG GCCACACACTCCCCTAACCAGTCTCCAGCAGGAACAGCCGATGATGTGATTTACAGCTCAGTAGCCCAGCAGAAATAG
- the LOC118225172 gene encoding polymeric immunoglobulin receptor-like isoform X2 has product MAPTQLLFLSIIFLSVLPGADAVSTVSKVAVQTGRYVTIPCHYDKKYEKHVKYWCQGSTWSSCYTLVRTDSQTVRGDTSITDDPTHHVFTVTMISLTGWDTGYYWCCVKINGGGDDGKYLHLFVTAEAPGLWVDQQEVTGVEGGHVSVQCHTNYSSSMKKWCRAEGSCVEVNSAKSGRAEIKDDHSEKVFIVTMRELNREDTGWYWCAAGKLQVPVHITVTQKTTTTTVTTTTQCVTSRALCTSLPVSTATTSATATKPSTSKMLAVTIPRSSFPPTTPYNNSLSDLTFVLMISGILLLAAAIAMVTWKLWKKHKSVQANTRAREDRRNEVTQTVDSEDEATYSTVFTKTRSSSHRISPPQSQSSESSADEVMYCSVILQNPQATHSPNQSPAGTADDVIYSSVAQQK; this is encoded by the exons ATGGCTCCCACTCAGCTACTCTTCCTCTCCATCATCTTCCTCTCTGTACTGCCAG gtgctgACGCTGTGTCCACAGTGAGTAAAGTTGCTGTACAGACAGGAAGATATGTCACCATCCCATGTCACTAtgataagaaatatgaaaagcatgtgaaaTACTGGTGTCAGGGGTCAACGTGGTCATCATGTTATACTCTAGTGCGCACTGACTCTCAAACAGTCAGAGGTGACACATCAATCACTGATGACCCCACCCATCATGTCTTCACTGTTACCATGATATCTCTGACGGGGTGGGACACTGGATATTACTGGTGTTGTGTAAAGATCAATGGGGGTGGAGAtgatggcaaatatctgcaccTGTTTGTCACTGCAG AAGCTCCTGGACTCTGGGTTGACCAGCAGGAGGTGACCGGTGTGGAAGGGGGCcatgtcagtgtgcagtgtcacACTAATTATTCAAGCAGCATGAAGAAGTGGTGCAGGGCTGAGGGCTCCTGTGTGGAAGTGAATTCTGCTAAATCTGGAAGAGCAGAGATCAAAGACGACCACTCTGAAAAAGTCTTCATTGTGACAATGAGGGAGCTGAACAGGGAGGACACGGGCTGGTATTGGTGTGCTGCTGGAAAACTACAGGTCCCTGTTCACATCACTGTCACTCAGAAAACTACTACTACCACAGTCACCACAA CAACCCAATGTGTAACATCAAGAGCACTATGCACATCTCTTCCAGTTAGCACAGCAACCACATCAGCTACAGCCACCAAGCCTTCAACCTCAAAGATGTTGGCAGTCACAATACCTCGGTCATCTTTTCCACCCACAACCCCTTACAACAATAG TCTTTCAGATCTCACATTCGTTCTGATGATATCAGGGATACTGTTGCTGGCGGCAGCTATTGCTATGGTTACCTGGAAGCTGTGGAAGAAACACA AGAGCGTCCAGGCGAACACAAGAGcaagagaggacaggagaaacGAGGTGACG CAGACTGTAGACTCTGAGGATGAAGCgacctacagcacagtgttcaccAAGACACGATCATCATCACACAGAATAAGTCCACCTCAGTCACAG TCATCTGAGAGCTCTGCAGATGAGGTCATGTACTGCTCAGTCATCCTGCAAAATCCACAG GCCACACACTCCCCTAACCAGTCTCCAGCAGGAACAGCCGATGATGTGATTTACAGCTCAGTAGCCCAGCAGAAATAG